A single genomic interval of Nocardia bhagyanarayanae harbors:
- a CDS encoding alpha/beta fold hydrolase: protein MTLSRRRLFGGALAASAAGLAATSLAACATDRTAAPAITTPGADLRAGAGANTTLGPIKQIDAGVLNVGYAEFGSPTGQPVLLLHGWPYDAYSYADVGPLLAAAGYRVIVPYLRGYGPTTFLSDRTVRNGQQTAVARDIVDLMDALRIDNAVLGGFDWGARTVGVMAALWPQRCKAIVSVSGYLVTQIAANQQPLAPEAELGWWYQYYFATERGRLGYSRNRRDFNELIWRRASPQWDFDDATYDRSAAAFDNPDHVDIVIHNYRWRLGLAPGEPEYDGYEQRLDGATVSVPAITISSDFDGAAKDGKAFRGKFTGKYEHRVLDGIGHNVPQEAPHPFAQAVIDADHL from the coding sequence ATGACCCTCAGCAGACGACGACTGTTCGGCGGAGCGCTCGCCGCGAGCGCCGCGGGCTTGGCCGCGACCTCGCTCGCCGCCTGCGCCACCGACCGCACCGCGGCGCCCGCGATCACCACCCCTGGCGCGGACCTGCGTGCGGGAGCGGGCGCGAACACCACCCTCGGACCGATCAAGCAGATCGACGCCGGTGTCCTGAACGTCGGATACGCCGAATTCGGCTCTCCCACCGGACAACCGGTCCTGCTGCTGCACGGCTGGCCGTACGATGCCTACAGTTACGCCGACGTCGGGCCGCTGCTCGCCGCGGCGGGTTACCGGGTGATCGTCCCGTACCTGCGCGGCTACGGACCCACCACCTTCCTGTCCGACCGGACCGTCCGCAACGGCCAGCAGACGGCCGTCGCACGCGACATCGTCGACCTCATGGACGCCCTGCGCATCGACAACGCCGTCCTCGGCGGATTCGATTGGGGCGCACGGACGGTCGGCGTCATGGCCGCGCTGTGGCCGCAACGCTGTAAGGCCATCGTGTCCGTGAGCGGGTATCTCGTCACCCAGATCGCCGCCAACCAGCAACCGCTCGCGCCGGAGGCCGAACTCGGCTGGTGGTACCAGTACTACTTCGCCACGGAGCGCGGACGGCTCGGGTACAGCCGCAACCGCCGCGATTTCAACGAACTGATCTGGCGGCGGGCCTCGCCGCAATGGGACTTCGACGACGCCACCTACGACCGCAGCGCCGCCGCCTTCGACAATCCCGATCACGTCGACATCGTCATCCACAACTACCGGTGGCGGCTCGGACTCGCCCCCGGCGAACCGGAATACGACGGCTACGAACAGCGACTCGACGGCGCGACGGTTTCCGTGCCCGCCATCACCATCAGCAGCGACTTCGACGGCGCGGCCAAGGACGGAAAAGCCTTCCGCGGCAAGTTCACCGGCAAATACGAGCACCGCGTCCTGGACGGCATCGGGCACAACGTCCCGCAGGAAGCGCCGCACCCGTTCGCACAGGCCGTCATCGACGCCGATCATCTGTGA
- a CDS encoding dihydrolipoyl dehydrogenase family protein, with the protein MSDKKNHTYDVIVIGAGPVGENVADRTSAAGLSTVVVESELVGGECSYWACEPSKALLRPALLHAEAARFPGVDAAVTGPLDARAVLKHRDRMAADWNDQGQVDWLDSAGIALVRGHGRLAGPRQVTVRTPDGDTLLLTARHAVAVCTGSSAALPPLPGLDAVRPWTSREATSAGEVPGRLAILGAGVVAAEMATAWQALGARVTLVAREPRLLARVENFAADLVAGRLREAGVDLRFGTTIIAAERPGGPDDGIHLTLGDGTRLVADELLLATGRAPSTGDIGLETVGLTPGQWLTTDDTFTVTAIEGDWLYAVGDVNHRALLTHQGKYQARIAGAVIADRARGRALDTDPWGRHAGTADLLAVPQVVFTDPEIAAVGLTTEDAARTGRVVDVVDYDIGRVAGAVQHDPSYRGRARVLIDPERRVVVGATFAGAGVAELLHSATLAITGEIPLDRLWHAVPAFPTISEVWLRLLETYRDQRQLGTHRQT; encoded by the coding sequence GTGTCCGACAAGAAGAACCACACCTACGATGTCATCGTCATCGGGGCCGGACCGGTCGGCGAGAACGTCGCCGACCGCACCAGCGCGGCCGGGCTCAGCACCGTCGTCGTCGAATCCGAACTGGTCGGCGGCGAATGCTCGTACTGGGCCTGCGAGCCCAGCAAAGCCCTGCTGCGCCCGGCCCTGCTGCACGCCGAAGCCGCCCGATTCCCCGGCGTCGACGCCGCGGTCACCGGACCGCTCGACGCCCGCGCCGTCTTGAAACACCGAGACCGCATGGCCGCCGACTGGAACGACCAGGGGCAGGTCGACTGGCTCGACTCCGCGGGCATCGCACTCGTGCGCGGCCACGGCAGGCTCGCCGGGCCACGGCAGGTGACGGTGCGGACCCCCGACGGCGACACTCTGCTGCTCACCGCCCGCCACGCGGTCGCGGTGTGCACCGGCAGTTCCGCCGCCCTCCCGCCACTGCCCGGTCTCGACGCGGTGCGTCCGTGGACGAGCCGCGAAGCCACCAGTGCCGGCGAGGTACCGGGCCGCTTGGCGATCCTCGGCGCCGGGGTGGTCGCCGCCGAAATGGCGACCGCGTGGCAGGCGCTCGGCGCGCGAGTCACGCTCGTCGCCCGCGAACCCCGGTTGCTCGCCCGCGTCGAGAATTTCGCCGCCGACCTGGTCGCCGGGCGACTCCGGGAAGCGGGCGTCGACCTGCGATTCGGCACCACCATCATCGCCGCCGAACGCCCGGGCGGACCGGACGACGGCATCCACCTGACTCTCGGCGACGGCACCCGGCTCGTCGCCGACGAGCTCTTGCTCGCGACCGGACGCGCACCCAGCACCGGCGATATCGGACTGGAGACCGTCGGCCTGACACCGGGGCAGTGGCTCACCACCGACGACACCTTCACCGTGACCGCGATCGAGGGCGACTGGCTGTATGCCGTCGGCGACGTCAATCACCGCGCGCTGCTGACTCATCAGGGCAAGTACCAGGCGCGCATCGCCGGTGCCGTCATCGCGGACCGGGCACGCGGGCGCGCCCTCGACACCGACCCGTGGGGACGGCACGCGGGTACCGCCGATCTGCTCGCCGTGCCGCAGGTCGTGTTCACCGACCCCGAGATCGCGGCCGTCGGCCTCACCACCGAGGACGCCGCCCGCACCGGACGGGTGGTGGACGTCGTCGACTACGACATCGGCCGGGTCGCGGGTGCTGTTCAGCACGATCCGTCCTATCGCGGGCGGGCGCGCGTCCTCATCGATCCCGAGCGCCGCGTGGTCGTCGGAGCCACCTTCGCCGGGGCGGGCGTCGCCGAACTCTTGCACTCGGCGACCCTCGCCATCACCGGCGAGATTCCCCTGGACCGGCTCTGGCACGCGGTGCCCGCGTTCCCCACCATCAGCGAGGTCTGGCTGCGGCTGCTCGAAACCTATCGAGACCAGCGGCAGCTCGGCACCCATCGACAGACCTAG
- a CDS encoding protein kinase domain-containing protein produces the protein MTGADPFATQRDVSGSVVAELAAAGFDDAVEIGRGGFGAVYRCRQVALDRVVAVKVLTADLDEDNRERFFREQRAAGRLTGHPNIVNVLHAGVTENGRPFLVMPYYPHGSLDARIRGNGPLELGEALRLGVKMAGALETAHRFGILHRDVKPANILFTDYDEPTLVDFGIAHFAGGFVTGTGIVTGTPAFTAPEVIAGEPPSPAADVYGLGATLFAAITGHAAFERRSGEQVVAQFVRITSEPVPDLREQGIPEEVSAVVERAMGRDPGSRPSAAELGEQLQESQREQGLSVDAMALHIPPQAGGETQAERKKPSTTGVRERRPPQTSRPGRTPVELTSFVDRRTELTEATNALSAARLVTLTGIGGVGKTRLAVRVADNAEGGFAGGMAFVDIGEVRDESLLVSIVAGALGVRDRSVRPLREVLVEFLADREVLLVLDNCEQMVDAVAELADSLLRACPGLRILATSREPIGLDGEVVLPINPLAVPDPDRLPRSLARNDAMRLFAERAAAAVAGFEITEDNKVTIARICRRLDGLPLPIELATARLRVMSPEQILQRLTDRFALLTRGSRSAPPRQQTLRMCVDWSYELCTPDEQRVWAQLSVFAGSFEFDAAQHICGDDPAVDLLDTVASLVDKSILVREEAGSAVRFGMLGTVRDYGREKLRETGEYVEVRRRYRDWYEKLALDAEAGLASARGLYWVGRLRREQPDLRQALEFSVSDNPEVGIRIAAAVWPFWFVQGSLGEGRRWLDRLLARRTGRLTVDQAVAFYAASLMAAVQGDLAAAARLVREGRALVEESTDPLTRARIDFAEGVLALFGGDPSAAHPYLENAVEVSAKYGDALFRIDAVTNLGVAHELRHDFEKAVEYYEHALALADECGETLYRPYVLWSLAVLSWRQGDRARATRLLAESLRVSRTVNDRTDASMCLRVSAWIAAEEDNAERAVVLMAAAEQIGRSVGTSSMWFPELLVYEEECERRTREALSERTYTAAQREGAALGFDAAIAYALGENAPSAPDVAGRKLTKREREVAELIAEGLTNREIATRLVISPRTAQGHVEHLLTKLGFTSRTQVAAWIAASRKESAKTTR, from the coding sequence ATGACCGGCGCCGATCCATTCGCGACGCAGCGCGACGTGTCCGGTTCGGTCGTGGCGGAGCTGGCCGCGGCCGGGTTCGACGACGCCGTGGAGATCGGGCGCGGCGGTTTCGGCGCTGTGTATCGGTGCAGGCAGGTCGCGCTCGACCGGGTGGTCGCGGTCAAGGTGCTCACCGCCGACCTCGACGAGGACAACCGGGAGCGGTTCTTCCGTGAGCAGCGGGCGGCGGGCAGGCTGACCGGGCATCCCAATATCGTCAATGTCCTGCACGCCGGTGTCACCGAGAACGGTCGACCTTTCCTGGTCATGCCGTACTACCCGCACGGCTCCCTCGACGCGCGGATCCGCGGCAACGGACCGCTGGAGCTCGGGGAAGCGCTGCGGCTCGGGGTGAAGATGGCCGGGGCTCTGGAGACGGCGCATCGGTTCGGGATTCTGCACCGCGACGTCAAGCCCGCGAACATCCTGTTCACCGATTACGACGAGCCGACGCTGGTCGATTTCGGCATCGCGCATTTCGCGGGCGGGTTCGTTACCGGCACCGGAATCGTCACGGGCACACCGGCTTTCACCGCTCCGGAGGTGATAGCCGGAGAGCCGCCCAGCCCCGCAGCGGACGTCTACGGTCTGGGCGCGACATTGTTCGCCGCGATCACCGGCCATGCCGCCTTCGAACGCCGCAGCGGTGAGCAGGTGGTGGCTCAATTCGTCAGGATCACGTCCGAGCCGGTACCGGATCTGCGGGAGCAGGGCATCCCCGAGGAGGTCAGTGCCGTCGTCGAACGCGCCATGGGTCGCGACCCGGGCAGCCGCCCTTCGGCCGCCGAACTGGGTGAGCAGCTCCAGGAATCGCAACGCGAGCAAGGGTTGTCGGTCGATGCGATGGCGCTGCACATCCCGCCGCAAGCCGGGGGTGAGACGCAGGCCGAACGGAAGAAGCCGTCCACGACCGGAGTGCGGGAGCGTCGGCCGCCGCAGACTTCTCGGCCGGGTAGGACCCCGGTGGAGCTGACCAGTTTCGTGGATCGACGCACGGAGCTGACCGAAGCGACGAATGCCTTGTCGGCCGCGCGGTTGGTGACGTTGACCGGGATCGGCGGGGTGGGCAAGACGCGGCTGGCGGTGCGGGTCGCCGACAATGCCGAGGGCGGGTTCGCCGGGGGCATGGCGTTCGTGGATATAGGGGAGGTGCGCGACGAGTCGCTGCTGGTGAGCATCGTGGCGGGTGCGCTGGGAGTGCGGGACCGGTCGGTGCGGCCGTTGCGTGAGGTGCTCGTGGAGTTCCTCGCCGATCGGGAAGTGCTTCTGGTATTGGACAATTGCGAGCAGATGGTGGACGCGGTGGCCGAACTCGCCGACTCGCTGCTTCGCGCTTGTCCCGGGTTGCGGATTCTCGCGACGAGCCGGGAGCCGATCGGGCTCGATGGCGAGGTGGTCTTGCCGATCAACCCGCTCGCCGTCCCGGATCCGGACCGGCTGCCGCGGAGCTTGGCGCGGAACGACGCGATGAGGTTGTTCGCCGAGCGAGCTGCCGCGGCTGTCGCGGGGTTCGAGATCACCGAGGACAACAAGGTCACCATCGCTCGGATCTGCCGGCGGCTGGACGGCTTGCCGTTGCCGATCGAGCTGGCGACGGCCCGGCTGCGGGTGATGTCGCCGGAGCAGATTTTGCAGCGGTTGACCGACCGGTTCGCGTTGCTGACGCGCGGCAGCCGGAGCGCCCCGCCGCGACAGCAGACGTTGCGCATGTGCGTCGACTGGAGCTACGAGCTGTGCACCCCGGACGAGCAACGGGTGTGGGCGCAGCTGTCGGTGTTCGCCGGAAGCTTCGAATTCGATGCCGCGCAACATATTTGCGGCGACGATCCCGCAGTGGACCTGCTGGACACGGTGGCTTCCCTGGTCGACAAGTCGATCCTCGTACGGGAGGAGGCGGGTTCTGCGGTGCGGTTCGGAATGCTCGGCACCGTGCGCGACTACGGTCGTGAAAAGCTCAGGGAAACAGGCGAATACGTCGAGGTCCGCCGCCGCTACCGCGACTGGTACGAAAAGCTGGCACTGGATGCGGAGGCCGGTTTGGCCAGTGCCCGCGGGCTCTACTGGGTCGGCAGGTTGCGTCGGGAGCAGCCGGATCTGCGGCAGGCGCTGGAATTCAGTGTGTCCGACAATCCTGAAGTAGGGATTCGGATCGCCGCGGCTGTGTGGCCCTTCTGGTTCGTCCAAGGCTCGCTCGGCGAGGGGCGCCGTTGGCTGGATCGGCTGCTGGCACGCCGCACCGGACGACTCACTGTCGATCAGGCCGTGGCGTTCTACGCCGCCTCCCTGATGGCGGCGGTACAAGGCGACCTCGCCGCGGCGGCCCGCCTCGTGCGCGAAGGGCGAGCACTGGTCGAGGAGTCGACCGACCCGCTTACCCGCGCGCGCATCGACTTTGCGGAGGGAGTCCTCGCGCTGTTCGGCGGGGATCCCTCGGCCGCCCACCCATACCTCGAGAACGCCGTCGAGGTCTCCGCGAAGTACGGTGACGCGCTCTTCCGGATCGACGCCGTGACGAACCTGGGGGTCGCCCACGAACTGCGTCACGACTTCGAGAAGGCCGTCGAGTACTACGAGCACGCGCTCGCGCTCGCCGACGAGTGTGGGGAAACGCTGTACCGGCCCTACGTGCTCTGGTCGCTGGCCGTCCTGTCGTGGCGGCAGGGAGATCGCGCGCGGGCGACTCGGTTGCTCGCCGAGTCTCTGCGGGTGAGCCGGACGGTGAACGACCGGACGGACGCGAGCATGTGCTTACGAGTTTCGGCGTGGATCGCCGCCGAAGAAGACAACGCTGAGCGGGCGGTCGTATTGATGGCAGCCGCCGAGCAGATCGGCCGGTCGGTGGGCACTTCGTCGATGTGGTTCCCCGAGTTGCTGGTCTACGAGGAAGAGTGTGAGCGCCGGACTCGAGAAGCACTGAGCGAGCGGACATACACCGCGGCTCAGCGGGAAGGCGCCGCGCTCGGCTTCGACGCCGCGATCGCCTATGCGCTGGGCGAGAACGCCCCTTCGGCACCGGACGTCGCCGGTCGCAAGCTGACCAAACGGGAGCGCGAAGTCGCCGAACTGATCGCCGAAGGGCTGACCAATCGGGAGATCGCCACCCGGCTCGTCATTTCGCCGCGCACCGCCCAGGGACACGTGGAGCACTTGCTGACCAAGTTGGGTTTCACCTCTCGCACGCAGGTCGCGGCATGGATCGCGGCATCGCGGAAAGAATCGGCGAAGACGACTCGCTAG
- a CDS encoding MerR family transcriptional regulator gives MTSLDIAEVAERAGLAPSALRFYEKRGLIEPDGRNGLRRTYHPDVLPRLALVSCARSAGFTIAQIARFLTATPEDAELRSHLAKRANQLDEDIARLTRMRDGLRHTATCTHRPLVDCPEFQSILASPEADANTSA, from the coding sequence ATGACATCGTTGGATATCGCCGAAGTCGCCGAGCGGGCCGGGTTGGCTCCGTCCGCGTTGCGGTTCTACGAGAAGCGTGGCCTCATCGAGCCTGACGGCCGCAATGGTCTACGCCGTACCTACCACCCCGATGTGCTCCCCCGACTGGCTCTGGTGAGCTGCGCGCGCTCGGCCGGTTTCACCATCGCGCAGATCGCGAGGTTCCTGACAGCCACCCCCGAGGACGCCGAACTACGCTCCCACTTGGCCAAGCGGGCGAACCAGCTCGACGAGGACATCGCTCGCCTCACCAGAATGCGGGACGGCCTCCGCCACACCGCGACCTGCACCCATCGGCCGCTGGTCGACTGCCCGGAATTCCAGAGCATTCTCGCCAGTCCGGAAGCCGACGCGAACACGTCGGCGTAG
- a CDS encoding VOC family protein, translated as MDLKLEVVVLPVADVDRAKAFYTERLGFRLDADFPVDDGYRVVQVTPPGSECSIIFGTGVTAAAPGTLDGLHLVVTDIEKAVAELTERGIEVEGPFRDATGVFHHAGTVGRVAGPHPDRASYGSFAAFADPDGNGWFLQEVTRRAPGR; from the coding sequence GTGGACTTGAAACTGGAAGTCGTCGTCCTGCCCGTCGCCGACGTCGACCGTGCCAAAGCGTTCTACACCGAGCGGCTCGGATTCCGCCTCGACGCCGACTTCCCGGTCGACGACGGCTACCGGGTCGTCCAGGTGACCCCGCCCGGCTCGGAATGCTCGATCATCTTCGGCACCGGCGTCACCGCCGCGGCGCCGGGGACGCTGGACGGCCTGCACCTCGTCGTCACCGACATCGAGAAGGCCGTCGCCGAGCTGACCGAACGTGGCATCGAGGTCGAAGGGCCCTTCCGCGACGCCACCGGCGTTTTCCACCACGCTGGAACCGTCGGCCGCGTCGCGGGCCCGCACCCGGATCGCGCCAGCTACGGCTCCTTCGCCGCCTTCGCCGATCCCGACGGCAACGGCTGGTTTCTCCAGGAAGTCACTCGGCGGGCACCTGGCCGCTGA
- a CDS encoding alpha/beta fold hydrolase, producing MPVTAGTATEPPVIPGVRRSFSTGRGVRFHVTEAGPVDGRPVVLLHGWPQHHYAYRDLLADPPEGLRIIAPDLPGYGWSGPPPHRWAKDDVASDAFALLDALDLKRVLLVGHDWGGYVGYLMVLREPERFDGYLALNMAHPWVPATTVLRHVWRFLVYQPLLAVAGVPLQQRTRLLERLIPAAITDRSAVDPEVVRIFADRFRDPVCARAATDTYRTFLLREVPDAARHPERRRATVPIRALFGVNDAALHPSLAAPETARADDYTFEPVSCCGHFIADERPDLVRARLIELAAATA from the coding sequence ATGCCTGTTACCGCCGGTACCGCGACCGAACCGCCAGTCATTCCCGGTGTGCGCCGATCGTTCAGCACCGGCCGTGGCGTTCGATTCCACGTCACCGAAGCCGGGCCGGTCGACGGCCGTCCGGTCGTGCTGCTGCACGGCTGGCCGCAGCACCACTACGCCTATCGGGATCTTCTCGCCGACCCGCCCGAGGGTCTCCGGATCATCGCGCCGGATCTGCCGGGCTACGGCTGGTCCGGCCCGCCACCGCATCGATGGGCGAAGGACGACGTCGCCTCCGACGCGTTCGCGCTCCTCGATGCGCTGGACCTGAAGCGCGTGCTGCTCGTCGGACACGACTGGGGCGGTTACGTCGGCTACCTGATGGTGCTGCGCGAGCCGGAACGTTTCGACGGCTATCTCGCACTGAACATGGCGCATCCCTGGGTACCGGCGACAACGGTGTTGCGACATGTCTGGCGCTTCCTCGTCTATCAACCGCTGCTGGCCGTCGCGGGCGTGCCGCTGCAACAGCGCACGCGCCTGCTCGAACGACTCATACCCGCCGCGATCACCGATCGCAGCGCCGTCGATCCCGAGGTGGTGCGAATCTTCGCCGACCGCTTCCGCGATCCGGTCTGCGCCCGCGCCGCCACCGACACCTACCGAACGTTCTTGCTGCGCGAAGTCCCCGATGCCGCCCGCCATCCCGAGCGCCGCCGCGCCACCGTTCCGATCCGCGCACTGTTCGGTGTGAATGATGCCGCCCTGCATCCTTCCCTCGCCGCGCCCGAAACCGCCCGCGCCGACGACTACACCTTCGAACCCGTCAGCTGCTGTGGGCATTTCATCGCCGACGAACGCCCCGACTTGGTCCGGGCCCGTCTGATCGAGCTCGCGGCGGCCACGGCATAG
- a CDS encoding ATP-binding protein has product MPLFGRDTELKDLGALVDGSEDRGGILIRGEAGIGKSALVDEAVAAAAIAGVRVLRTAGVEAEQNYPYAGLHRLLYPLRKELDRLPARQYAALATALGLSDGGDTPTAYLVGLAALTLLAEAADERPLLIVAEDVHWLDPASAEVLAFVARRVDSEPIVLIATLRDGAGTPLADAGLSPMRLEPLSDDDAAALLDSAAPRLPAQFRQRLLAEARGNPLALTELHTAVSDLDELPAELPLTERLERAFSARGTTLPAPTGTALLVAALDDSDSLTEVLSAASLLLGSRAEAEIFTPALEHRLLVLGRDTVTFRHPLIRSALTTTATFEERARAHRALADVLAGHPVRRAWQRAAATSGPDEEAARELEDVAERARHQGGAIAALERAADLSDDPGRRADRLLRAAELAVDSGRRDTAERLVLAARALPTTPRHDATAAWLLSGFDDGVRENPSRIGELAELAASVAADGHPDAAMRILWGAAMRCFWSEPGADARRALLAVADELPVADDDPRLVAVSAYVAPFERGERVLDQLRLLASDTGRNAEVDRFLGSAALQVGAFDLAAHFSAAAAPGLRAAGQLGLLPRALTVQAWSLARLGDLAAAAPTATEAADFARETGQPFMHGLATAVQAEIAALRGDYAQASALAGAAERIGLASGARPVLATVQLARGLAALGAGRYDDAFADLRRMHDPRDPSYSPALRAYFLAELTDAAIRAGQADALRELLRDMESAVASTPSPALHIGWRYAHALLATDAAEAHFTGALAADLTAWPAERGRLHLSYGEWLRRQRRVVESRTHLRTAREIFDAIGSTAWSERARLELRGAGESSPNRDPDARDRLTPHELSIARLAARGLTNREIGQRLYLSHRTVSTHLHRIFPKLGVSSRTDLAALLPADDDTIA; this is encoded by the coding sequence ATGCCGCTGTTCGGGCGAGATACCGAGCTGAAGGATCTGGGCGCGCTCGTCGACGGGTCCGAGGATCGCGGTGGGATTCTGATTCGGGGTGAGGCCGGAATCGGGAAGTCGGCGCTGGTGGACGAGGCCGTCGCCGCGGCCGCCATCGCCGGCGTGCGGGTACTGCGTACCGCCGGGGTGGAGGCGGAACAGAACTACCCCTATGCCGGGCTTCATCGACTGCTGTATCCCTTGCGCAAGGAGCTGGACAGGCTGCCCGCACGGCAATACGCCGCTCTCGCAACCGCTTTGGGATTGTCGGACGGCGGCGATACACCGACCGCCTATTTGGTCGGGCTCGCGGCGCTCACCCTGCTGGCCGAGGCGGCGGACGAGCGGCCGTTGCTGATCGTCGCGGAGGATGTGCACTGGCTCGACCCCGCCAGCGCGGAGGTCTTGGCGTTCGTGGCCCGCCGCGTGGATTCCGAGCCGATCGTGTTGATCGCGACCCTGCGCGATGGCGCCGGCACTCCGCTCGCCGACGCGGGGCTGAGCCCCATGCGGCTCGAACCACTGTCCGATGACGACGCGGCCGCACTCTTGGACTCGGCCGCCCCGAGGCTGCCCGCCCAATTCCGTCAGAGGCTGCTGGCCGAGGCGCGCGGCAACCCGCTGGCACTGACCGAACTCCACACCGCGGTAAGCGATCTCGACGAGCTTCCGGCGGAACTGCCGCTGACCGAACGGCTCGAACGCGCCTTCTCCGCGCGCGGTACGACGCTGCCCGCCCCGACCGGGACCGCACTGCTCGTCGCCGCGCTCGACGACAGCGATTCGCTCACCGAAGTCCTCTCCGCCGCAAGCCTTCTCCTCGGCAGCCGAGCCGAGGCCGAGATCTTCACGCCCGCGCTCGAGCACCGGCTGCTCGTGCTCGGGCGCGACACCGTCACCTTCCGGCACCCCCTGATTCGATCGGCTCTCACCACGACGGCGACGTTCGAGGAACGCGCCCGCGCCCACCGCGCGCTCGCCGACGTCCTCGCCGGGCACCCGGTCCGGCGTGCCTGGCAGCGGGCGGCGGCCACGTCGGGCCCCGACGAAGAAGCGGCACGCGAACTCGAAGATGTCGCTGAACGCGCACGCCACCAAGGCGGCGCCATAGCGGCATTGGAGCGAGCCGCCGACCTCAGCGACGATCCAGGTCGGCGCGCGGACCGGCTGCTGCGCGCGGCCGAACTCGCCGTCGATTCCGGCCGCCGTGATACCGCCGAACGACTCGTCCTCGCCGCGCGCGCGCTTCCGACCACGCCCCGGCACGATGCCACCGCGGCCTGGCTGCTCAGCGGGTTCGACGACGGTGTTCGCGAAAACCCCTCGCGCATAGGGGAGCTGGCCGAGCTGGCGGCCTCCGTCGCTGCGGACGGGCACCCCGACGCGGCGATGCGGATCCTGTGGGGCGCGGCCATGCGCTGCTTCTGGTCCGAACCCGGCGCCGACGCCCGCCGCGCGTTGCTCGCTGTCGCCGACGAACTTCCCGTCGCCGACGATGATCCGCGCCTGGTCGCCGTCTCCGCGTACGTCGCGCCGTTCGAACGCGGCGAACGAGTCCTCGATCAGCTTCGCCTTCTGGCCTCGGACACCGGCCGCAACGCCGAGGTCGACAGATTCCTCGGCAGCGCGGCTCTTCAGGTGGGCGCCTTCGACCTCGCCGCGCACTTCTCCGCCGCCGCCGCGCCGGGTCTTCGCGCCGCCGGGCAGCTCGGACTGCTGCCGCGCGCGCTCACCGTGCAGGCGTGGAGTCTGGCCAGGCTCGGTGATCTCGCCGCCGCGGCGCCCACCGCGACCGAGGCAGCGGACTTCGCCCGCGAGACCGGGCAGCCGTTCATGCACGGGCTCGCCACCGCGGTCCAGGCCGAAATCGCCGCACTGCGCGGGGATTACGCGCAGGCCTCGGCCCTCGCGGGCGCGGCCGAACGAATCGGGCTCGCCTCCGGCGCACGTCCCGTCCTCGCCACCGTCCAACTCGCGCGCGGGCTCGCGGCCCTCGGTGCGGGGCGGTACGACGACGCCTTCGCCGATCTGCGCCGCATGCACGATCCGCGGGACCCCTCGTACTCCCCTGCCCTGCGCGCCTACTTCCTGGCCGAGCTCACCGACGCGGCGATTCGTGCCGGGCAGGCCGACGCGCTGCGGGAACTGCTGCGCGATATGGAGTCCGCCGTGGCGTCCACGCCGTCCCCCGCCTTGCACATCGGATGGCGATACGCACACGCCCTCCTGGCGACCGACGCCGCCGAGGCACACTTCACCGGTGCGTTGGCGGCCGATCTGACCGCCTGGCCCGCCGAGCGTGGGCGGCTGCACCTGTCCTACGGTGAATGGCTGCGACGGCAGCGCCGAGTCGTCGAGTCCCGCACCCATTTACGTACGGCCAGAGAGATTTTCGACGCGATCGGGTCGACCGCCTGGAGCGAACGAGCTCGGCTGGAACTGCGCGGTGCCGGTGAGTCCAGCCCGAACCGCGATCCCGACGCCCGCGATCGGCTCACTCCACACGAGCTGAGCATCGCCCGGCTGGCGGCACGCGGGCTGACCAACCGGGAAATCGGGCAGCGGCTGTATCTGTCGCATCGCACCGTCAGCACTCACCTGCATCGCATCTTCCCCAAACTCGGCGTCAGCTCACGCACCGACCTCGCGGCACTCCTACCGGCCGACGACGACACGATCGCGTGA